One Diabrotica virgifera virgifera chromosome 3, PGI_DIABVI_V3a genomic window carries:
- the LOC114338752 gene encoding rab-like protein 6 — protein MFSAIKRLTSKGENSANNVPTSRSSSHQAMSSSLQKKFARGVQYNMKIVIKGDRNVGKTCLFHRLQGKKFVEEYIPTDEIQVTSIQWNYKATDDIVKVEVWDVVDKGKKKKHFEGLKLENTQLEVEEEHALDAEFLDVYKGTNGVIMMLDLTKNWTFDYVQRELPKVPGHIPVIILSNHCDMSHHRSVTAEHVNYYIESIADTRSAQVRHSESSMRNGFGLKILHKFFNLPFLQLQRETLLKQLERNEMETTVTIQELDMYCSSDEANYGKFLENLVKKRREVADSNANIPQPQVKPPTNVGGTDMKRSQSASIVIGAGKPIPYGNTALTVPKQPTPQISKSSSMSSGFVSKWGPENRVVDGIPDIKGLEISPIKSVEEFCPDNGQLGGFLDDVHINAQVEAKEEGDSGTDTDTGNPLVSELQEDFDEDLAFSKPMKHVKKVESPFTAPSKPLIKSDESKENEVDKSIPEDYDMKQTTDEFDSTINSEISELTSDAYDAWMGVDTKWRRSPEGGEDNSVVSQTLDYSNSTVYDDSNSINSSNVHMELLSSKTSYPTNPSGQSDGDDAMSSGSLRKEKKEKDKSKTERKHKKKKDKDKEKHKDPDKKNKRRSRDEASHSHRDELEEFLNGTTSPPLEADYEAI, from the exons TGAAAATAGTGATAAAAGGTGACAGAAATGTTGGAAAAACCTGTCTATTCCACAGACTACAAGGGAAAAAGTTTGTTGAAGAGTACATTCCCACAGACGAAATCCAAGTGACTTCTATCCAGTGGAACTACAAAGCTACCGATGATATAGTGAAAGTAGAAGTGTGGGATGTTGTAGATAAAGGAAAAAAGAAGAAACATTTCGAGGGGCTAAAATTAGAAAATACCCAGTTGGAAGTAGAGGAGGAACATGCATTAGATGCAGAGTTTTTAGATGTCTATAAAGGCACTAATGGG gTGATAATGATGTTAGATTTGACCAAAAATTGGACTTTTGATTACGTCCAAAGAGAGTTGCCAAAAGTTCCAGGCCACATACCAGTGATAATATTATCAAATCATTGTGATATGTCGCACCATAGATCAGTTACTGCAGAACATGTAAATTATTATATAGAATCCATTGCTGA TACGCGCTCTGCCCAAGTGCGTCATTCAGAATCATCGATGCGCAACGGCTTCGGACTGAAAATTCTCCACAAATTCTTCAACCTACCCTTCCTCCAGCTTCAAAGAGAAACCTTACTAAAACAATTAGAAAGAAACGAAATGGAAACGACAGTGACAATTCAAGAATTAGATATGTATTGCAGCTCGGACGAGGCAAATTACGGGAAGTTTTTGGAGAACTTGGTGAAAAAACGAAGGGAAGTTGCTGATTCCAACGCGAATATTCCTCAGCCGCAGGTCAAACCTCCAACCAATGTTGGTGGAACTGACATGAAAAGGTCACAAAGTGCTTCTATAGTTATTGGAGCAG GTAAACCAATTCCTTATGGAAATACAGCGTTGACTGTTCCAAAACAGCCAACTCCTCAGATATCCAAAAGTTCCAGCATGAGTTCCGGTTTTGTTTCCAAATGGGGACCGGAAAATCGTGTCGTGGACGGTATTCCAGATATAAAAGGTTTAGAAATTAGTCCTATAAAGTCAGTTGAAGAATTCTGCCCGGATAACGGACAACTGGGAGGTTTTCTAGATGATGTGCATATCAATGCGCAGGTTGAGGCTAAAGAAGAAGGAGACTCAGGAAC CGACACCGATACTGGAAATCCTCTAGTATCCGAATTACAGGAAGATTTCGATGAAGATCTAGCATTCTCAAAACCAATGAAGCACGTCAAGAAAGTCGAATCGCCCTTCACAGCACCATCAAAACCTCTCATCAAATCAGACGAAAGCAAAGAGAATGAAGTAGACAAAAGCATTCCAGAGGATTATGATATGAAACAGACCACAGACGAGTTTGATTCCACGATTAACTCAGAAATATCAGAATTAACTTCAGACGCATACGATGCATGGATGGGGGTTGATACTAAATGGAGGAGATCGCCGGAAG GTGGTGAAGACAATTCGGTAGTTAGCCAAACATTAGATTATAGCAACAGTACAGTCTACGATGACAGTAATAGTATCAATTCTTCCAACGTTCACATGGAACTGCTCAGTTCAAAGACCAGTTATCCAACAAATCCCAGTGGACAAAGCGATGGAGATGATGCAATGTCGTCGGGATCGTTaaggaaagagaaaaaagaaaaagataaaTCTAAG aCTGAAAGAAAACACAAGAAGAAAAAAGACAAGGATAAAGAGAAGCACAAAGACCCCGATAAGAAAAACAAAAGGCGTTCTCGCGACGAAGCTTCCCATTCGCACAGAGACGAACTAGAAGAATTCCTCAACGGTACTACGAGTCCACCCCTGGAGGCCGACTACGAGGCCATCTAG